A genomic window from Euwallacea fornicatus isolate EFF26 chromosome 30, ASM4011564v1, whole genome shotgun sequence includes:
- the Prosap gene encoding SH3 and multiple ankyrin repeat domains protein 2 isoform X4: MSNNGLIENFSLSEFKFSICDIHLAKMEEEDELMRGGPQDSGYLLVRINVPELSVQKCLQFPRDQLVWDVKQQCLAALPKVASWFRELKESFNYGLFFPPENGRAGKFLDEERRLGDYPFNGPVGYLELKYKRRVYKMITLDEKQLKSLHTRANLRRFLDYVQNGQVEKITKMCSKGLDPNFHCQDSGETPLTIATGIKKPGKVLMALVNGGAILDYRTKDGSTALHRAVEHRSVEALKTLLELGASPNYKDNKGLTPLYFTISPNVDPVFAETLLHDHATTGAADTQGWQEVHQACKHGLLKHLEHLLFYGADMNAHNASGNTPLHVCAVNGQDSCARQLLFRGADRQALNYANQTPCQVAVIAGNMELVELIQNYRQEDVVPFRGPPSYNPKRRSAVGLLTRAPSLSTLHLPPSPCPSDRSSLPFSSASSSLSDGSVPPEMDTASIVTVLALGVTDKSLGDASDIISDSSGVGTANSDTTNCSMSMPGSTVVCVESYSPKEKGHISIREGELIEVTGATDDGYLEGNVRSSGSRSGLFPAHCVQEVKLRHSIQAPMIVARDARIPVPSQSGSRVVGRRESTSKQFATAPRSKKPYSPMCLEPRTVVLHKGRKGFGFILRGAKAMSPLMEMTPSDLKCPALQYLDDVDPGGVADMAGLKKGDFLLRINNEDVSSASHEHVVDLIRKSGNLVQMTVITWEPPTAHGTMHMSRSANLPSGDFPDNPGSRQFSTLPRKMGGVVGSIGRPAQAPLPPRRDPKTTLSIGRARAKSLVAGLGGDRDETDDMAKSSSAESIQQTPCGTGTSTPVQPRTASIRQRPTSTRMGHTALEDLFHKHQQDLESTNQNCNINFETISISSTGSGTKGRVYASVAEMKRNRSKVKSKFIDIFGGQELRRTFHSTPDLAQEVAYLTNSQTLPNIKNHRSQEDLGVIMGVNRNLPPPNHPPPPPPQQVLKFEIPRPRSENLQGRDAISEGIASSFNPSANAKLYAAPDDLKTVAYRSKSNASQSSRPILRKSQSLKQTQYQSSLNTSGPAAPCISSQIQTNPYAQPFRTARSNSTASNRTKRKKISTSKSASNIVQLGHAGPPTTPEPDYSCTDSEEEVEVEQRDLTGLAGRLSSVQLQPVENSGNSNTSGSSSGSNSVPHSFSVEEIQKTRSQLKSSKSYPDDFFKKQNASSAKMEAAEDGDNSSSGVSSDQEITTVSSSEYHTTADATLKIQRPQASLLKRHAVSLAQLPPPIENENDEKEEFCLPPPPEFNESQAALMAAEELVVAPPPQFSDNRQVTRVGNFCSRFE, translated from the exons GAACTTAAGGAAAGCTTCAACTATGGCCTGTTTTTCCCTCCGGAGAATGGCAGAGCCGGCAAGTTTCTGGATGAGGAACGACGCCTCGGAGACTATCCCTTTAATGGACCTGTGGGCTATCTCGAG CTCAAGTATAAGCGTCGAGTTTATAAAATGATCACTTTGGACGAAAAACAGCTGAAAAGTTTGCACACTAGGGCAAACCTTCGCCGATTCTTGGATTACGTTCAGAATGGGCAGGTGgagaaaattacgaaaatgtGCTCGAAGGGACTGGATCCGAATTTCCATTGCCAGGATTCGGGAG AAACGCCCTTAACCATCGCCACAGGCATAAAGAAACCTGGCAAAGTGCTCATGGCACTGGTGAATGGAGGTGCGATCCTGGATTATCGAACCAAAGACGGTTCCACGGCCCTACATCGAGCTGTGGAACACAGAAGCGTAGAGGCCCTCAAGACTTTATTAGAGTTGGGAGCTTCTCCCAATTACAAGGACAACAAAGGGCTCACTCCTCTCTATTTCACCATAAGCCCTAATGTGGATCCGGTGTTTGCAGAGACCCTTCTGCATGATCACGCAACGACTGGGGCTGCAGACACCCAGGGATGGCAAGAGGTTCATCAG GCGTGCAAACACGGCCTATTGAAGCACCTCGAGCATCTCCTGTTCTATGGCGCAGACATGAATGCGCATAACGCGTCCGGAAACACGCCCCTTCACGTGTGCGCAGTGAACGGACAAGACTCTTGCGCGCGTCAATTATTGTTCCGCGGCGCAGACCGACAGGCGCTCAACTACGCTAATCAGACACCCTGTCAAGTAGCTGTGATAGCTGGCAACATGGAGCTGGTCGAGCTGATCCAGAATTATCGGCAAGAGGATGTCG TCCCCTTTCGCGGACCCCCCAGCTACAACCCCAAAAGGCGTAGCGCCGTTGGATTGTTGACCAGAGCTCCCTCTTTGAGCACCCTCCATTTACCACCCTCTCCCTGTCCTAGTGACCGATCCTCCCTCCCTTTCAGCTCTGCCAGTTCTAGTCTCAGCGACGGAAGTGTCCCTCCAGAGATGGATACTGCCAGCATCGTCACAG TGCTTGCACTGGGTGTTACAGACAAAAGTCTCGGCGACGCTAGCGACATCATCAGTGACAGCTCTGGAGTGGGTACCGCCAATTCAGATACCACGAACTGCAGCATGTCCATGCCCGGAAGTACTGTGGTTTGCGTGGAATCTTATTCTCCCAAGGAGAAGGGCCATATTAGCATCAGGGAGGGAGAGCTCATTGAGG TGACTGGAGCTACAGACGACGGTTACCTCGAAGGCAACGTTCGCAGTTCTGGCAGCCGGTCCGGACTGTTCCCGGCCCATTGCGTCCAAGAGGTCAAATTACGACACTCAATTCAGGCCCCCATGATTGTTGCGCGTGACGCGCGAATTCCTGTGCCATCTCAATCTGGGAGTCGTGTAGTCGGAAGGCGAGAGAGTACGTCCAAGCAGTTCGCCACAGCGCCCAGATCCAAGAAACC ATATTCTCCAATGTGTTTGGAGCCTCGAACAGTCGTCCTCCACAAGGGAAGAAAGGGGTTCGGATTTATTCTTCGAGGAGCCAAAGCCATGTCGCCCTTAATGGAAATGACCCCGTCCGACCTCAAATGTCCTGCCCTGCAATACCTGGATGACGTCGATCCGGGTGGAGTGGCCGATATGGCAGGTTTAAAAAAGGGTGACTTTTTGCTGAGGATAAATAACGAGGACGTATCTTCGGCATCACACGAACACGTGGTTGATTTGATTCGAAAATCCGGAAACTTGGTCCAAATGACTGTTATTACGTGGGAGCCGCCCACCGCACACGGCACAATGCACATGAGCAGATCGGCAAATCTGCCCTCCGGTGATTTCCCAGACAATCCAGGCTCGAGGCAATTCTCCACTCTACCTCGAAAGATGGGCGGCGTGGTGGGCAGTATAGGGCGACCTGCACAAGCGCCTTTGCCGCCCAGGAGAGACCCCAAAACCACGCTAAGTATTGGTAGAGCTCGGGCGAAAAGTCTAGTTGCCGGATTAG GAGGAGATAGAGACGAGACTGATGATATGGCTAAATCAAGTTCTGCGGAATCGATCCAGCAGACGCCTTGCGGCACTGGAACCTCCACCCCAGTCCAGCCCAGAACTGCGTCAATAAGACAAAGACCCACCTCTACGAGGATGGGGCACACGGCCCTGGAAGATCTCTTCCACAAGCACCAGCAGGATTTGGAGAGTACAAACCAGAATTGTAATATTAACTTCGAAACTATTAGCATTAGCAGCACGGGATCCGGGACGAAGGGCAGGGTATACGCTAGTGTAGCCGAAATGAAACGCAATAGGTCTAAG gttaaatcgaaattcatcgACATCTTTGGCGGTCAAGAGCTACGCAGGACCTTCCATAGCACCCCAGATCTGGCGCAGGAAGTGGCCTATTTGACCAATTCTCAAACTTTGCCCAACATAAAGAACCATCGAAGTCAAGAGGACCTGGGCGTAATTATGGGAGTCAACCGAAATCTGCCTCCTCCCAACCATCCGCCTCCACCTCCACCTCAGCAGGTTCTCAAATTCGAAATACCTAGACCCAGatctgaaaatttgcaaggCAGAGATGCGATATCCGAAG gtaTCGCATCATCTTTCAATCCTTCGGCAAATGCAAAGCTCTACGCTGCTCCAGATGATCTGAAAACTGTAGCTTATAGGTCGAAAAGTAATGCTTCGCAATCGTCCAGGCCAATTTTACGGAAATCTCAGAGTTTGAAGCAGACGCAATATCAATCTTCGTTGAATACCTCCGGACCGGCTGCGCCTTGCATATCCAGCCAAATTCAGACGAATCCCTATGCTCAGCCATTCCGGACTGCTAGATCGAATTCAACAGCAAGCAATAGGACCAAGAGGAAAAAGATCTCAACTAGCAAATCGGCATCGAATATTGTGCAATTAGGCCATGCAGGTCCTCCGACCACGCCGGAGCCAGACTACAGCTGTACAGACTCCGAGGAGGAGGTGGAGGTCGAGCAGAGGGATCTCACCGGATTGGCCGGTCGACTGTCTTCAGTGCAATTACAACCCGTGGAAAATAGCGGAAATAGTAACACAAG CGGCAGTAGTTCAGGAAGTAACTCAGTGCCTCACAGTTTTAGTGtagaagaaattcaaaaaactagGTCTCAACTGAAATCGTCAAAGTCCTATCCCGACGATTTCTTCAAGAAACAAAACGCTTCGAGTGCGAAGATGGAAGCAGCAGAAGATGGAGATAATAGTTCCTCGGGAGTAAGTTCTGATCAGGAAATCACCACAGTTTCCAGTTCAGAATACCACACAACCGCTGATGCTACTCTTAAGATCCAAAGGCCACAAGCCA GTCTTCTCAAAAGACACGCAGTCTCTCTGGCCCAATTACCGCCCCCGATCGAAAACGAAAACGACgaaaaagaagaattttgTTTACCACCCCCTCCAGAGTTCAACGAAAGTCAAGCGGCTCTAATGGCAGCCGAAGAACTTGTTGTGGCTCCTCCACCTCAGTTCAGCGATAACCGACAGGTTACCAGG GTTGGTAATTTTTGTTCCAGGTTCGAATAG
- the Prosap gene encoding SH3 and multiple ankyrin repeat domains protein 2 isoform X5, producing MEEEDELMRGGPQDSGYLLVRINVPELSVQKCLQFPRDQLVWDVKQQCLAALPKVASWFRELKESFNYGLFFPPENGRAGKFLDEERRLGDYPFNGPVGYLELKYKRRVYKMITLDEKQLKSLHTRANLRRFLDYVQNGQVEKITKMCSKGLDPNFHCQDSGETPLTIATGIKKPGKVLMALVNGGAILDYRTKDGSTALHRAVEHRSVEALKTLLELGASPNYKDNKGLTPLYFTISPNVDPVFAETLLHDHATTGAADTQGWQEVHQACKHGLLKHLEHLLFYGADMNAHNASGNTPLHVCAVNGQDSCARQLLFRGADRQALNYANQTPCQVAVIAGNMELVELIQNYRQEDVVPFRGPPSYNPKRRSAVGLLTRAPSLSTLHLPPSPCPSDRSSLPFSSASSSLSDGSVPPEMDTASIVTVLALGVTDKSLGDASDIISDSSGVGTANSDTTNCSMSMPGSTVVCVESYSPKEKGHISIREGELIEVTGATDDGYLEGNVRSSGSRSGLFPAHCVQEVKLRHSIQAPMIVARDARIPVPSQSGSRVVGRRESTSKQFATAPRSKKPYSPMCLEPRTVVLHKGRKGFGFILRGAKAMSPLMEMTPSDLKCPALQYLDDVDPGGVADMAGLKKGDFLLRINNEDVSSASHEHVVDLIRKSGNLVQMTVITWEPPTAHGTMHMSRSANLPSGDFPDNPGSRQFSTLPRKMGGVVGSIGRPAQAPLPPRRDPKTTLSIGRARAKSLVAGLGGDRDETDDMAKSSSAESIQQTPCGTGTSTPVQPRTASIRQRPTSTRMGHTALEDLFHKHQQDLESTNQNCNINFETISISSTGSGTKGRVYASVAEMKRNRSKVKSKFIDIFGGQELRRTFHSTPDLAQEVAYLTNSQTLPNIKNHRSQEDLGVIMGVNRNLPPPNHPPPPPPQQVLKFEIPRPRSENLQGRDAISEGIASSFNPSANAKLYAAPDDLKTVAYRSKSNASQSSRPILRKSQSLKQTQYQSSLNTSGPAAPCISSQIQTNPYAQPFRTARSNSTASNRTKRKKISTSKSASNIVQLGHAGPPTTPEPDYSCTDSEEEVEVEQRDLTGLAGRLSSVQLQPVENSGNSNTSGSSSGSNSVPHSFSVEEIQKTRSQLKSSKSYPDDFFKKQNASSAKMEAAEDGDNSSSGVSSDQEITTVSSSEYHTTADATLKIQRPQASLLKRHAVSLAQLPPPIENENDEKEEFCLPPPPEFNESQAALMAAEELVVAPPPQFSDNRQVTRVRIVGAVPKGVPALNKAQPKMKQGRLHSQ from the exons GAACTTAAGGAAAGCTTCAACTATGGCCTGTTTTTCCCTCCGGAGAATGGCAGAGCCGGCAAGTTTCTGGATGAGGAACGACGCCTCGGAGACTATCCCTTTAATGGACCTGTGGGCTATCTCGAG CTCAAGTATAAGCGTCGAGTTTATAAAATGATCACTTTGGACGAAAAACAGCTGAAAAGTTTGCACACTAGGGCAAACCTTCGCCGATTCTTGGATTACGTTCAGAATGGGCAGGTGgagaaaattacgaaaatgtGCTCGAAGGGACTGGATCCGAATTTCCATTGCCAGGATTCGGGAG AAACGCCCTTAACCATCGCCACAGGCATAAAGAAACCTGGCAAAGTGCTCATGGCACTGGTGAATGGAGGTGCGATCCTGGATTATCGAACCAAAGACGGTTCCACGGCCCTACATCGAGCTGTGGAACACAGAAGCGTAGAGGCCCTCAAGACTTTATTAGAGTTGGGAGCTTCTCCCAATTACAAGGACAACAAAGGGCTCACTCCTCTCTATTTCACCATAAGCCCTAATGTGGATCCGGTGTTTGCAGAGACCCTTCTGCATGATCACGCAACGACTGGGGCTGCAGACACCCAGGGATGGCAAGAGGTTCATCAG GCGTGCAAACACGGCCTATTGAAGCACCTCGAGCATCTCCTGTTCTATGGCGCAGACATGAATGCGCATAACGCGTCCGGAAACACGCCCCTTCACGTGTGCGCAGTGAACGGACAAGACTCTTGCGCGCGTCAATTATTGTTCCGCGGCGCAGACCGACAGGCGCTCAACTACGCTAATCAGACACCCTGTCAAGTAGCTGTGATAGCTGGCAACATGGAGCTGGTCGAGCTGATCCAGAATTATCGGCAAGAGGATGTCG TCCCCTTTCGCGGACCCCCCAGCTACAACCCCAAAAGGCGTAGCGCCGTTGGATTGTTGACCAGAGCTCCCTCTTTGAGCACCCTCCATTTACCACCCTCTCCCTGTCCTAGTGACCGATCCTCCCTCCCTTTCAGCTCTGCCAGTTCTAGTCTCAGCGACGGAAGTGTCCCTCCAGAGATGGATACTGCCAGCATCGTCACAG TGCTTGCACTGGGTGTTACAGACAAAAGTCTCGGCGACGCTAGCGACATCATCAGTGACAGCTCTGGAGTGGGTACCGCCAATTCAGATACCACGAACTGCAGCATGTCCATGCCCGGAAGTACTGTGGTTTGCGTGGAATCTTATTCTCCCAAGGAGAAGGGCCATATTAGCATCAGGGAGGGAGAGCTCATTGAGG TGACTGGAGCTACAGACGACGGTTACCTCGAAGGCAACGTTCGCAGTTCTGGCAGCCGGTCCGGACTGTTCCCGGCCCATTGCGTCCAAGAGGTCAAATTACGACACTCAATTCAGGCCCCCATGATTGTTGCGCGTGACGCGCGAATTCCTGTGCCATCTCAATCTGGGAGTCGTGTAGTCGGAAGGCGAGAGAGTACGTCCAAGCAGTTCGCCACAGCGCCCAGATCCAAGAAACC ATATTCTCCAATGTGTTTGGAGCCTCGAACAGTCGTCCTCCACAAGGGAAGAAAGGGGTTCGGATTTATTCTTCGAGGAGCCAAAGCCATGTCGCCCTTAATGGAAATGACCCCGTCCGACCTCAAATGTCCTGCCCTGCAATACCTGGATGACGTCGATCCGGGTGGAGTGGCCGATATGGCAGGTTTAAAAAAGGGTGACTTTTTGCTGAGGATAAATAACGAGGACGTATCTTCGGCATCACACGAACACGTGGTTGATTTGATTCGAAAATCCGGAAACTTGGTCCAAATGACTGTTATTACGTGGGAGCCGCCCACCGCACACGGCACAATGCACATGAGCAGATCGGCAAATCTGCCCTCCGGTGATTTCCCAGACAATCCAGGCTCGAGGCAATTCTCCACTCTACCTCGAAAGATGGGCGGCGTGGTGGGCAGTATAGGGCGACCTGCACAAGCGCCTTTGCCGCCCAGGAGAGACCCCAAAACCACGCTAAGTATTGGTAGAGCTCGGGCGAAAAGTCTAGTTGCCGGATTAG GAGGAGATAGAGACGAGACTGATGATATGGCTAAATCAAGTTCTGCGGAATCGATCCAGCAGACGCCTTGCGGCACTGGAACCTCCACCCCAGTCCAGCCCAGAACTGCGTCAATAAGACAAAGACCCACCTCTACGAGGATGGGGCACACGGCCCTGGAAGATCTCTTCCACAAGCACCAGCAGGATTTGGAGAGTACAAACCAGAATTGTAATATTAACTTCGAAACTATTAGCATTAGCAGCACGGGATCCGGGACGAAGGGCAGGGTATACGCTAGTGTAGCCGAAATGAAACGCAATAGGTCTAAG gttaaatcgaaattcatcgACATCTTTGGCGGTCAAGAGCTACGCAGGACCTTCCATAGCACCCCAGATCTGGCGCAGGAAGTGGCCTATTTGACCAATTCTCAAACTTTGCCCAACATAAAGAACCATCGAAGTCAAGAGGACCTGGGCGTAATTATGGGAGTCAACCGAAATCTGCCTCCTCCCAACCATCCGCCTCCACCTCCACCTCAGCAGGTTCTCAAATTCGAAATACCTAGACCCAGatctgaaaatttgcaaggCAGAGATGCGATATCCGAAG gtaTCGCATCATCTTTCAATCCTTCGGCAAATGCAAAGCTCTACGCTGCTCCAGATGATCTGAAAACTGTAGCTTATAGGTCGAAAAGTAATGCTTCGCAATCGTCCAGGCCAATTTTACGGAAATCTCAGAGTTTGAAGCAGACGCAATATCAATCTTCGTTGAATACCTCCGGACCGGCTGCGCCTTGCATATCCAGCCAAATTCAGACGAATCCCTATGCTCAGCCATTCCGGACTGCTAGATCGAATTCAACAGCAAGCAATAGGACCAAGAGGAAAAAGATCTCAACTAGCAAATCGGCATCGAATATTGTGCAATTAGGCCATGCAGGTCCTCCGACCACGCCGGAGCCAGACTACAGCTGTACAGACTCCGAGGAGGAGGTGGAGGTCGAGCAGAGGGATCTCACCGGATTGGCCGGTCGACTGTCTTCAGTGCAATTACAACCCGTGGAAAATAGCGGAAATAGTAACACAAG CGGCAGTAGTTCAGGAAGTAACTCAGTGCCTCACAGTTTTAGTGtagaagaaattcaaaaaactagGTCTCAACTGAAATCGTCAAAGTCCTATCCCGACGATTTCTTCAAGAAACAAAACGCTTCGAGTGCGAAGATGGAAGCAGCAGAAGATGGAGATAATAGTTCCTCGGGAGTAAGTTCTGATCAGGAAATCACCACAGTTTCCAGTTCAGAATACCACACAACCGCTGATGCTACTCTTAAGATCCAAAGGCCACAAGCCA GTCTTCTCAAAAGACACGCAGTCTCTCTGGCCCAATTACCGCCCCCGATCGAAAACGAAAACGACgaaaaagaagaattttgTTTACCACCCCCTCCAGAGTTCAACGAAAGTCAAGCGGCTCTAATGGCAGCCGAAGAACTTGTTGTGGCTCCTCCACCTCAGTTCAGCGATAACCGACAGGTTACCAGG GTTCGAATAGTCGGTGCTGTTCCTAAAGGGGTTCCTGCACTTAACAAAGCTCAACCAAAAATGAAGCAAGGCCGTCTACATAGCCAATAA